From Sardina pilchardus chromosome 9, fSarPil1.1, whole genome shotgun sequence, a single genomic window includes:
- the nr4a1 gene encoding nuclear receptor subfamily 4 group A member 1 isoform X2 encodes MPCVQTQYGTLPYENTYFNSEFLNPDLTAKLVMDLSSQTEQLSASSLPSINTLVGDFTGEFDAFACQIPAAATTSSAHGGAEASSPHDQQSPLKLDDLQVYGCYPGTFALSYLDETLSSCGSDYYGSPLSAAASPPTPGYQAQPVSAWDSPFNSYSPGPGCWVSDKPGLPQAPSFFTFNTHVEQPSPLDAAQASLGDDDPFSQPPPQHQHQHQHASPSQSFGHLALEQGSLDNSLLMEGSLASPKTRSPASSEGRCAVCGDNASCQHYGVRTCEGCKGFFKRTVQKNAKYVCLANKDCPVDKRRRNRCQFCRFQKCLAVGMVKEVVRTDSLKGRRGRLPSKPKNVPDSNTSTPPVNIIASLVRAHIDSNPALSKLDYSKYKETVDGLTEKEDANDIQQFYDLLTSTMDVIRKWADTVPGFTAFCPEDQELLLESAFVELFILRLAYRSSPEKDKLIFCNGMVLHRLQCVRGFGDWIDSIMEFSQSLHRMNLDVSSFSCLAALVIITDRHGLKEPKRVEEFQNRLIACFRDHVSTTNADPNQAQPSSLSRLLGKLPELRTLCIQGLQRIFYLKLEDLVPPPPIVDKIFMDTLPF; translated from the exons ATGCCCTGCGTCCAAACCCAGTATGGAACCTTGCCTTATGAAAACACCTACTTCAACTCTGAGTTTTTGAACCCAGACCTCACCGCTAAGTTGGTCATGGACCTCAGCAGCCAAACCGAGCAGCTCTCTGCCTCCTCGCTCCCCAGTATCAACACCTTGGTGGGAGACTTCACGGGGGAGTTTGACGCTTTCGCCTGCCAGATCCCGGCGGCTGCCACCACCAGCTCAGCCCACGGTGGTGCGGAGGCCTCCAGCCCCCACGACCAGCAGTCCCCCCTCAAGCTGGACGACCTCCAGGTCTATGGCTGCTATCCAGGAACGTTTGCCCTCAGTTATCTGGACGAGACTCTCTCCTCCTGCGGCTCCGACTACTACGGTAGCCCCCTGTCGGCCGCGGCCTCGCCGCCCACCCCCGGCTACCAGGCGCAGCCCGTGTCCGCCTGGGACTCGCCTTTCAACTCCTACTCGCCGGGCCCCGGATGCTGGGTGTCCGACAAGCCGGGCCTGCCGCAGGCGCCCTCCTTTTTCACCTTCAACACGCACGTGGAACAGCCGTCCCCGCTGGACGCGGCACAGGCTTCCCTGGGCGACGACGACCCCTTCTCCCAGCCCCCTccgcagcaccagcaccagcaccagcacgcCTCCCCGTCCCAGTCCTTCGGCCACCTGGCGCTGGAGCAGGGATCCCTGGACAACTCGCTCCTGATGGAGGGCTCCCTCGCCTCGCCCAAGACCAGGAGTCCCGCGTCCAGCGAGGGCCGGTGCGCCGTGTGCGGCGACAACGCCTCCTGCCAGCACTACGGCGTGCGGACGTGTGAGGGATGCAAAGGTTTTTTCAAA CGAACGgtacaaaaaaatgcaaaatatgTGTGCCTAGCCAACAAAGACTGCCCAGTGGACAAGCGGCGGAGGAACCGATGCCAGTTCTGCCGTTTCCAGAAGTGCTTGGCTGTTGGCATGGTGAAGGAAG TGGTGCGCACAGACAGTCTTAAAGGTCGTCGGGGACGCTTACCCTCAAAGCCAAAGAATGTTCCAGATTCAAACACCTCAACCCCTCCTGTGAATATCATTGCATCGTTGGTCAGAGCGCACATAGACTCCAACCCCGCCTTGAGCAAGCTGGATTACTCAAAG TACAAGGAGACAGTGGATGGACTAACAGAAAAAGAGGACGCCAATGATATCCAGCAGTTCTATGATCTGCTGACAAGCACTATGGATGTGATACGGAAATGGGCAGATACAGTCCCAGGGTTCACTGCATTCTGCCCGGAAGACCAGGAGCTTCTGCTGGAGTCAGCATTTGTGGAGCTGTTCATCCTCCGTCTGGCATACAG GTCAAGTCCCGAGAAAGACAAGCTGATCTTCTGCAATGGGATGGTGTTACATCGCTTGCAATGCGTCCGTGGTTTTGGCGATTGGATCGACTCCATCATGGAGTTCTCCCAAAGCCTTCATCGCATGAACCTGGACGTGTCCTCCTTCTCCTGTCTGGCTGCTCTCGTCATTATCACAG ATCGCCATGGTCTTAAAGAGCCTAAGCGCGTGGAGGAGTTTCAGAACCGCCTGATTGCGTGCTTCAGAGATCATGTTTCTACCACCAATGCGGACCCTAACCAAGCCCAGCCCAGTTCTCTGTCGCGCCTGTTAGGGAAGCTTCCGGAACTGCGGACTCTGTGCATACAGGGTCTGCAGCGCATCTTCTACCTGAAGCTGGAGGACTTGGTGCCCCCACCACCCATAGTGGACAAAATATTCATGGATACCCTTCCTTTCTGA
- the nr4a1 gene encoding nuclear receptor subfamily 4 group A member 1 isoform X1 yields the protein MKARATGVSNAAMPCVQTQYGTLPYENTYFNSEFLNPDLTAKLVMDLSSQTEQLSASSLPSINTLVGDFTGEFDAFACQIPAAATTSSAHGGAEASSPHDQQSPLKLDDLQVYGCYPGTFALSYLDETLSSCGSDYYGSPLSAAASPPTPGYQAQPVSAWDSPFNSYSPGPGCWVSDKPGLPQAPSFFTFNTHVEQPSPLDAAQASLGDDDPFSQPPPQHQHQHQHASPSQSFGHLALEQGSLDNSLLMEGSLASPKTRSPASSEGRCAVCGDNASCQHYGVRTCEGCKGFFKRTVQKNAKYVCLANKDCPVDKRRRNRCQFCRFQKCLAVGMVKEVVRTDSLKGRRGRLPSKPKNVPDSNTSTPPVNIIASLVRAHIDSNPALSKLDYSKYKETVDGLTEKEDANDIQQFYDLLTSTMDVIRKWADTVPGFTAFCPEDQELLLESAFVELFILRLAYRSSPEKDKLIFCNGMVLHRLQCVRGFGDWIDSIMEFSQSLHRMNLDVSSFSCLAALVIITDRHGLKEPKRVEEFQNRLIACFRDHVSTTNADPNQAQPSSLSRLLGKLPELRTLCIQGLQRIFYLKLEDLVPPPPIVDKIFMDTLPF from the exons CTATGCCCTGCGTCCAAACCCAGTATGGAACCTTGCCTTATGAAAACACCTACTTCAACTCTGAGTTTTTGAACCCAGACCTCACCGCTAAGTTGGTCATGGACCTCAGCAGCCAAACCGAGCAGCTCTCTGCCTCCTCGCTCCCCAGTATCAACACCTTGGTGGGAGACTTCACGGGGGAGTTTGACGCTTTCGCCTGCCAGATCCCGGCGGCTGCCACCACCAGCTCAGCCCACGGTGGTGCGGAGGCCTCCAGCCCCCACGACCAGCAGTCCCCCCTCAAGCTGGACGACCTCCAGGTCTATGGCTGCTATCCAGGAACGTTTGCCCTCAGTTATCTGGACGAGACTCTCTCCTCCTGCGGCTCCGACTACTACGGTAGCCCCCTGTCGGCCGCGGCCTCGCCGCCCACCCCCGGCTACCAGGCGCAGCCCGTGTCCGCCTGGGACTCGCCTTTCAACTCCTACTCGCCGGGCCCCGGATGCTGGGTGTCCGACAAGCCGGGCCTGCCGCAGGCGCCCTCCTTTTTCACCTTCAACACGCACGTGGAACAGCCGTCCCCGCTGGACGCGGCACAGGCTTCCCTGGGCGACGACGACCCCTTCTCCCAGCCCCCTccgcagcaccagcaccagcaccagcacgcCTCCCCGTCCCAGTCCTTCGGCCACCTGGCGCTGGAGCAGGGATCCCTGGACAACTCGCTCCTGATGGAGGGCTCCCTCGCCTCGCCCAAGACCAGGAGTCCCGCGTCCAGCGAGGGCCGGTGCGCCGTGTGCGGCGACAACGCCTCCTGCCAGCACTACGGCGTGCGGACGTGTGAGGGATGCAAAGGTTTTTTCAAA CGAACGgtacaaaaaaatgcaaaatatgTGTGCCTAGCCAACAAAGACTGCCCAGTGGACAAGCGGCGGAGGAACCGATGCCAGTTCTGCCGTTTCCAGAAGTGCTTGGCTGTTGGCATGGTGAAGGAAG TGGTGCGCACAGACAGTCTTAAAGGTCGTCGGGGACGCTTACCCTCAAAGCCAAAGAATGTTCCAGATTCAAACACCTCAACCCCTCCTGTGAATATCATTGCATCGTTGGTCAGAGCGCACATAGACTCCAACCCCGCCTTGAGCAAGCTGGATTACTCAAAG TACAAGGAGACAGTGGATGGACTAACAGAAAAAGAGGACGCCAATGATATCCAGCAGTTCTATGATCTGCTGACAAGCACTATGGATGTGATACGGAAATGGGCAGATACAGTCCCAGGGTTCACTGCATTCTGCCCGGAAGACCAGGAGCTTCTGCTGGAGTCAGCATTTGTGGAGCTGTTCATCCTCCGTCTGGCATACAG GTCAAGTCCCGAGAAAGACAAGCTGATCTTCTGCAATGGGATGGTGTTACATCGCTTGCAATGCGTCCGTGGTTTTGGCGATTGGATCGACTCCATCATGGAGTTCTCCCAAAGCCTTCATCGCATGAACCTGGACGTGTCCTCCTTCTCCTGTCTGGCTGCTCTCGTCATTATCACAG ATCGCCATGGTCTTAAAGAGCCTAAGCGCGTGGAGGAGTTTCAGAACCGCCTGATTGCGTGCTTCAGAGATCATGTTTCTACCACCAATGCGGACCCTAACCAAGCCCAGCCCAGTTCTCTGTCGCGCCTGTTAGGGAAGCTTCCGGAACTGCGGACTCTGTGCATACAGGGTCTGCAGCGCATCTTCTACCTGAAGCTGGAGGACTTGGTGCCCCCACCACCCATAGTGGACAAAATATTCATGGATACCCTTCCTTTCTGA